In one Diabrotica virgifera virgifera chromosome 5, PGI_DIABVI_V3a genomic region, the following are encoded:
- the LOC126884389 gene encoding uncharacterized protein LOC126884389, whose translation MALKESSYLDQLRISSPEAADRYLDKIKQLNCDPYALSEVDFDYGLTYVPPIASMDILTYIVFTHSFYTHEQMRAYKSLAAYKYFKSGFVEKVGFKVINDLVLLIGKVQHSMRARETKLRVWIIAETGGSICTAHCTCMAGLGEVCSHVTAVLYAAEHAAYLKQQKNEKNVACTDVKSTWPVPTQSGTHPIEAASLDWGKVIEEKNYKEIPPMDDSEMLDLLQELQNSNCDAVLMRHVEPFASQLSDENNEKVSIPVLFNVYHKKYEKMPLDDLIQLGMKCKMEVTQNIRREIEDKTQDQRKCAEWYRQRTGRVTASIFKDVCRTNVEKPSLSLIKSICYPRKISTRAIRWGINHEQLAIDAYKKETSRNHRDFIVNTIGLVVCMKWPQLGASPDGFVYCDCCAAGTLEVKCPFSLRENGNLQEYASRKDSCLECDKTGTVKMNKKHKYYYQVQAQIFICKLNYCDFVVWCPNFIFIERVLPDIKFWEEIKDKVLNFHAKVIMPELLGRYYTSRVPGGNITKWCFCNNVDDGQPMVQCSYENCNIFWFHIGCVNLLEKPKTRWTCSICNQKLFHDYAT comes from the exons ATGGCTTTAAAAGAAAGTTCGTATTTGGACCAACTAAGAATAAGCTCTCCTGAAGCCGCAGATAGATATTTGGACAAAATCAAACAACTTAACTGTGATCCATATGCTCTAAGTGAAGTCGATTTTGATTATGGACTTACCTATGTGCCACCAATAGCTTCCATGGACATTCTGACCTATATTGTTTTTACTCACAGCTTTTATACCCATGAACAAATGAGAGCTTATAAAAGTTTAGCAGCTTACAAATATTTCAAGTCTGGCTTTGTAGAAAAAGtgggttttaaagttattaatgaTCTGGTGCTTTTAATAGGCAAG gtgCAGCATTCAATGAGAGCTAGAGAAACCAAATTAAGAGTTTGGATTATCGCTGAAACAGGTGGTAGTATTTGTACTGCGCATTGTACTTGCATGGCAGGTCTTGGGGAAGTATGTAGCCATGTTACAGCAGTTTTGTACGCTGCAGAGCATGCAGCATATTTGAAGCAgcagaaaaatgaaaagaatgtAGCGTGTACAGATGTCAAATCAACTTGGCCAGTTCCAACGCAAAGTGGTACACATCCAATAGAAGCTGCTTCACTAGACTGGGGGAAAGtgatagaagaaaaaaattataaggaAATTCCTCCAATGGATGATAGCGAAATGTTGGACTTGCTGCAAGAATTGCAAAATTCCAATTGTGATGCTGTTTTGATGAGGCATGTAGAGCCATTTGCGTCACAACTGTcagatgaaaataatgaaaaagttagtaTACCAGTCCTTTTTAATGTGTaccataaaaaatatgaaaaaatgccTCTAGATGATCTCATTCAACTAGGTATGAAATGTAAAATGGAGGTAACCCAGAATATACGAAGAGAAATAGAAGATAAGACACAGGACCAAAGGAAATGTGCAGAGTGGTATAGACAAAGGACTGGTAGAGTAACAGCTTCAATTTTTAAAGATGTCTGTAGAACCAATGTGGAGAAACCATCCCTATCTTTGATCAAATCAATATGTTACCCTCGCAAAATTTCTACAAGGGCAATAAGATGGGGGATAAATCACGAACAGCTGGCAATTGATGCTTATAAAAAAGAAACTAGCAGGAATCATAGAGACTTTATAGTGAATACAATTGGCTTGGTAGTGTGCATGAAATGGCCTCAGTTAGGTGCCTCACCTGATGGATTTGTGTATTGTGACTGTTGTGCTGCGGGTACCTTAGAAGTAAAGTGTCCATTTTCTCTTCGAGAAAATGGAAATTTACAGGAGTATGCAAGTCGAAAGGACTCCTGTCTTGAATGTGATAAAACTGGTAcagtaaaaatgaataaaaaacataagTACTATTACCAGGTGCAAGcacaaatatttatttgtaaactTAATTATTGTGACTTTGTTGTCTGGTGTCCTAATTTTATATTTATCGAAAGAGTTTTACCAGACATAAAATTTTGGGAAGAAATTAAAGATAAAGTcctaaattttcatgcaaaagtAATTATGCCTGAACTTTTAGGACGTTATTACACTTCCAGAGTACCAGGTGGCAATATAACAAAGTGGTGTTTTTGCAATAATGTCGATGATGGCCAACCTATGGTTCAATGCTCATATGAGAATTGTAATATTTTCTGGTTCCATATTGGGTGTGTAAATTTATTAGAAAAACCCAAAACTAGGTGGACATGTTCAATATGCAACCAGAAACTATTTCATGATTATGCCACATAA